A portion of the Lolium rigidum isolate FL_2022 chromosome 1, APGP_CSIRO_Lrig_0.1, whole genome shotgun sequence genome contains these proteins:
- the LOC124683967 gene encoding protein RDM1-like isoform X3, with amino-acid sequence MKRAAPAEEPVELSSDDSLSSDSDDEAGKGKGENFFRLPNSSKSAASAEGALIRKAEMYQEYMKHIPVPEHCGSLIPSTSWLGLGRSMKQLYKQPLHYLTNILLREWDQQRFGSDNEHQPLDVIIHPRKAEALIWATEEVHRMTTSSHHLGKLWASDLMYHAHIDPVFPTLKLE; translated from the exons ATGAAGAGGGCCGCGCCGGCAGAGGAGCCGGTGGAGCTCTCTTCCGACGACTCCTTGAGCTCGGATTCCGACGACGAGGCAGGGAAGGGGAAAGGAGAGAACTTCTTTCGGCTGCCCAACTCCTCCAAATCTGCAGCTTCAGCAGAAG GTGCACTGATCAGGAAGGCTGAAATGTATCAAGAGTACATGAAGCACATCCCAGTTCCTGAGCACTGTGGTTCCCTGATCCCATCCACATCATGGCTGGGACTTGGAAGATCGATGAAGCAGTTGTACAAGCAGCCCTTGCATTACCTTACCAACATCCTCTTGAGAGAGTGGGATCAACAGAGGTTTGGGAGCGATAATGAGCACCAGCCTCTGGATGTTATCATCCACCCTAGGAAAGCTGAAGCTCTCATTTGGGCCACTGAAGAAGTCCATAGGATGACCACCTCTAGCCACCACTTAGGGAAGCTCTGGGCATCAGACCTCATGTATCATGCTCAcatagatccagtgtttcccaccCTAAAGTTGGAGTAG
- the LOC124683967 gene encoding UPF0690 protein C1orf52 homolog isoform X1 → MKRAAPAEEPVELSSDDSLSSDSDDEAGKGKGENFFRLPNSSKSAASAEAAMSKKKKPGGVDFSALSRHGYRGGPSVLTVAPPKVEPNWTWSTGKDRNEKEVLTESYEERERTRAAVTEGEKLIGVRNPQPRQTEKEKEASFSQKEKKKRDRGQASRGKNYVEEEKRLLRGSGVYSGFDT, encoded by the exons ATGAAGAGGGCCGCGCCGGCAGAGGAGCCGGTGGAGCTCTCTTCCGACGACTCCTTGAGCTCGGATTCCGACGACGAGGCAGGGAAGGGGAAAGGAGAGAACTTCTTTCGGCTGCCCAACTCCTCCAAATCTGCAGCTTCAGCAGAAG CAGccatgtcaaagaagaagaaacctGGTGGTGTGGATTTCAGTGCTTTGAGCCGGCATGGGTATCGTGGTGGTCCATCTGTATTGACAGTTGCTCCTCCAAAGGTCGAGCCTAACTGGACTTGGTCAACTGGGAAAGATCGCAATGAGAAGGAAGTTCTAACAGAGTCTTATGAAGAGCGGGAACGCACAAGGGCTGCAGTTACTGAAGGAGAGAAGCTTATCGGTGTGCGAAACCCTCAGCCAAGGCAGACAGAGAAAGAGAAGGAGGCTTCATTCTcgcagaaggagaagaagaagagagaccGTGGACAGGCCAGCAGGGGAAAGAACTATGTCGAGGAGGAGAAGCGGCTTCTGAGGGGAAGTGGGGTCTACTCTGGCTTTGATACTTGA
- the LOC124683967 gene encoding UPF0690 protein C1orf52 homolog isoform X2, with the protein MKRAAPAEEPVELSSDDSLSSDSDDEAGKGKGENFFRLPNSSKSAASAEAMSKKKKPGGVDFSALSRHGYRGGPSVLTVAPPKVEPNWTWSTGKDRNEKEVLTESYEERERTRAAVTEGEKLIGVRNPQPRQTEKEKEASFSQKEKKKRDRGQASRGKNYVEEEKRLLRGSGVYSGFDT; encoded by the exons ATGAAGAGGGCCGCGCCGGCAGAGGAGCCGGTGGAGCTCTCTTCCGACGACTCCTTGAGCTCGGATTCCGACGACGAGGCAGGGAAGGGGAAAGGAGAGAACTTCTTTCGGCTGCCCAACTCCTCCAAATCTGCAGCTTCAGCAGAAG ccatgtcaaagaagaagaaacctGGTGGTGTGGATTTCAGTGCTTTGAGCCGGCATGGGTATCGTGGTGGTCCATCTGTATTGACAGTTGCTCCTCCAAAGGTCGAGCCTAACTGGACTTGGTCAACTGGGAAAGATCGCAATGAGAAGGAAGTTCTAACAGAGTCTTATGAAGAGCGGGAACGCACAAGGGCTGCAGTTACTGAAGGAGAGAAGCTTATCGGTGTGCGAAACCCTCAGCCAAGGCAGACAGAGAAAGAGAAGGAGGCTTCATTCTcgcagaaggagaagaagaagagagaccGTGGACAGGCCAGCAGGGGAAAGAACTATGTCGAGGAGGAGAAGCGGCTTCTGAGGGGAAGTGGGGTCTACTCTGGCTTTGATACTTGA